The Nocardia sp. NBC_01503 sequence ACAGTTCGACCGATCCTCATCGCCGGTGACCCGCGACTAGCCGAAAAAGCCCTGCCCGCAGCTGTTTTCGACAGCGAACTCGCCGCGTTCGTCGATGATCTCTTCGAGACCAACACCGCGGCCGACGGAGCGGGCTTGGCGGCCAATCAGATCGGCGATCCGCGCGCGATCTTCGTCTACGACCTGCTCGACGAGCAGGGGGTGCGCCGCCGCGGTCATATCGTCAACCCGGTGCTCGAGACCTCGGAGATCCCGGAGACCATGCCCGATCCGGAGGATGATCTCGAAGGCTGCCTCTCTGTACCGGGGGAGTGGTTCCCCACCGGCCGCGCGAAGTGGGCGCGGGTCACCGGGGTCGACAAGACCGGTGCGCCCGTCATCGCCGAGGGCGCCGGCTACTTCGCTCGCTGCCTGCAACACGAGACCGATCACCTCGCCGGACACCTCTACCTGCACCGACTCATCGGCCGGAATCAGCGGGCAGCCCGCCGCATGATCAAGGACCGGCAGTGGAATCGACCGGGGAACTCCTGGCTGCCGGACGCCTCCGCGACCGCACAGCGTGACTGAGGTCCGATGCGTGAAGCCGTCCCGGCATCCGTCTGGCCGGGATCCGCACTGGTCATGGCGCAACTGGTTCCGGGGGATCCCGGCCGCGAGCGCGCCGGGATGACGGAGTATCCGCACGCCGCAGCGTTCGATAGTTCCGCCGCGTCGTAATCCGGTGGCGGTCGAGTGGGAGCGGCCGGTGTGCGCAACCAGTTCCGGCACAAGCCAATCCGGCGCAGGGCGGGACGCGACCCACTGGTGGCGACGCGCCAAAGCGAAATCCTGTGCGGCGGGTATCCGCGCTAGGTTGCTCGGGTGACGCGTCGTGCGAATACTCGCAATGCCTCGGTGCAGGAGTGGCAGGCATATCTGAACAATCGGGCCAGGCGCCTGCGTGACAACAGATTCCTGGTGCACGGTAGACGGCCCATCGCGAGGGCGCTCGAATGTCGTTGGCCGCTGGAGACTCTCGTGTATCGGCTGGGTTCGCCGGAGCTCTCGGGGTGGGCGCGGCAGGTGCTGGACACCAGCGGGGTGCCGAGCATCGGGCTGGTGCCGGAGGTGATGGCCGAGCTGGCCGAATCGTCCGAGCCGGTGCCGGAGGTGGTGGCGGTGGCGATATCGCGCCGGATCGAGCTGGATGATTTCGCACCGGGAACGCCGGAACAGCCGCCTACCGTGGTGGTCATCGATCGGCCGAGCGCGCCCGCGCGACTGGGCGCGCTGATCCGCTCCGCCGCGGCCTTCGGTGCGAGCGGAGTCGTTGTGACCGGTTCGGGTGCGGACCATTACGACCCGCAGAGCGTGCGCGCCTCCGATGGCGCGCTCTTCGCCGTCCCGGTGCTGCGCGCCTCCGGTCCCGCGCAGCTGACCGCGTTCCGGGACCGGCAGCTGATGCGGGGGATCGGCACCCGTATCGTCGGCAGTGACGATCACGGCGGGATCGCCCTCGACGAATTCGAGTTCGGCGGCGCCACCGTGCTGGTCATCGGTGATGAAAGTGTGTCGCTCGCCCCGGCCTGGCAGCAGGTGTGTGACGAGCTGGTCTGCGTCCCGACCGACGGTTCCCTCGGGTCCCCGTCGGCGGCGGCGGTGGCCCTGTACGAAATTTCCCGGCAGCGCCGGGCGTTGCGCTGACAACTCGGGTGTTGGGTGAGGACGAATGGTGAACGAGAACGCGGCTGATATCGACTTCGGCAAAGGGCACGGCACGCAGAACGATTTCGTCGTACTGCCGGATCCCGACGCCTGGCTGGAGCTGACCGAATCGCGGGTGGCGGCGCTGTGCGACCGGCAGCGCGGGATCGGCGCGGATGGTGTGCTGCGGGTGGCGCGCGCGGGTGCGCTCATCGAAAACGGAACTCTCCCAGTGCTTCCCGAGGGCGTGAGCCCGGAAGACTGGTTCATGGACTACCGCAATGCCGACGGCTCCATCGCCGAGATGTGCGGTAACGGCGTACGCGTCTTCGCCCACTACCTGGTCGCCACCGGTCTGGAATCCGCCAGCGAATTCGTGGTCGGCAGCCGTGCGGGCGCTCGCCCGGTGGTCGTGCACCATGCCGATCCCGTGCACGGTGAGGTCACCGTCGCCATGGGCCGGGTGCGCACGCTCGGTGAGTCGAAGGCCACTCTCGACGGCCGCGAGTTCACCGGTCTGGGCATCGATGTCGGTAATCCGCACCTGGCCTGCGTGGTGCCCGGCCTCACCTATGACGAGCTCGGCGCGCTGGATCTGACCGATGCGCCCTCCTTCGACCACACCGTCTTCCCGAAGGGCGTGAACGTGGAAATCCTCACCGCCCTCGGCGTCGCCTCCGATGGCAACCGCGGTGTGGATATGCGCGTCTACGAACGCGGCGTCGGCGAAACCCGTTCCTGCGGAACAGGAACCGTGGCCGCCGCCGCGGCCGCCCTGGCCGCCGACGGCTTCGACCTCGCCGCCGACACCGGCCACATTCAGGTCCACATCCCCGGCGGAACCGTCACCGTCGGCATCGACCACGGCACCGCGACACTCCGCGGACCCTCGGTTCTGGTGGCAACGGGCAAGATCGCCGCCAAATGGTGGCAGGACGCCTAGCGAGATTTGGGGTCCGGGGGTCAGGCCCCCGGAGACCCCCTCTTCACCCGCGGCGGAATCGCCGTGAAATAACCGAATGCG is a genomic window containing:
- a CDS encoding peptide deformylase; this encodes MTVRPILIAGDPRLAEKALPAAVFDSELAAFVDDLFETNTAADGAGLAANQIGDPRAIFVYDLLDEQGVRRRGHIVNPVLETSEIPETMPDPEDDLEGCLSVPGEWFPTGRAKWARVTGVDKTGAPVIAEGAGYFARCLQHETDHLAGHLYLHRLIGRNQRAARRMIKDRQWNRPGNSWLPDASATAQRD
- a CDS encoding TrmH family RNA methyltransferase, translated to MTRRANTRNASVQEWQAYLNNRARRLRDNRFLVHGRRPIARALECRWPLETLVYRLGSPELSGWARQVLDTSGVPSIGLVPEVMAELAESSEPVPEVVAVAISRRIELDDFAPGTPEQPPTVVVIDRPSAPARLGALIRSAAAFGASGVVVTGSGADHYDPQSVRASDGALFAVPVLRASGPAQLTAFRDRQLMRGIGTRIVGSDDHGGIALDEFEFGGATVLVIGDESVSLAPAWQQVCDELVCVPTDGSLGSPSAAAVALYEISRQRRALR
- the dapF gene encoding diaminopimelate epimerase codes for the protein MVNENAADIDFGKGHGTQNDFVVLPDPDAWLELTESRVAALCDRQRGIGADGVLRVARAGALIENGTLPVLPEGVSPEDWFMDYRNADGSIAEMCGNGVRVFAHYLVATGLESASEFVVGSRAGARPVVVHHADPVHGEVTVAMGRVRTLGESKATLDGREFTGLGIDVGNPHLACVVPGLTYDELGALDLTDAPSFDHTVFPKGVNVEILTALGVASDGNRGVDMRVYERGVGETRSCGTGTVAAAAAALAADGFDLAADTGHIQVHIPGGTVTVGIDHGTATLRGPSVLVATGKIAAKWWQDA